In Thermodesulfovibrionales bacterium, one genomic interval encodes:
- the secE gene encoding preprotein translocase subunit SecE — protein sequence MVEKIKEFFREVKIEIKKVVYPTREELIGSTWVVIVTVIVISFFLGIVDTGLSKIVKVALR from the coding sequence ATGGTTGAGAAGATAAAAGAATTCTTTCGGGAAGTGAAGATCGAGATCAAGAAGGTTGTTTATCCAACCAGGGAGGAGCTTATTGGCTCCACGTGGGTTGTGATCGTGACGGTAATCGTCATCTCCTTCTTTCTGGGGATCGTCGACACGGGTCTCTCAAAAATCGTGAAGGTAGCGCTAAGGTAA